A region of Maridesulfovibrio sp. DNA encodes the following proteins:
- the ilvN gene encoding acetolactate synthase small subunit, translating into MRHTLSVTVENEPGVLSRVAGLFSGRGFNIESLNVAPTLEEGVSQMTITTFGDEHIVEQIVKQLRKLVTVIKVVDMMEHKAVEREMVILKVNAEDAKRAEILRIVDIFRCKVVDVSVDELSIEVTGDRGKIEALINMLSRFGIKEVARTGTVAMKRALQV; encoded by the coding sequence ATGAGACATACTTTATCCGTGACAGTTGAAAACGAGCCCGGGGTTCTTTCCAGAGTTGCAGGACTGTTCAGCGGGCGAGGATTCAACATTGAATCCCTCAACGTAGCTCCCACCCTTGAGGAGGGAGTTTCCCAGATGACTATCACAACCTTCGGCGATGAGCACATTGTGGAGCAGATAGTTAAACAGCTTCGTAAGCTGGTTACTGTCATCAAGGTTGTTGATATGATGGAACACAAGGCTGTTGAGCGTGAGATGGTCATTCTCAAGGTCAATGCCGAAGATGCCAAGCGGGCTGAAATTCTGCGTATTGTGGATATCTTCCGCTGTAAGGTTGTCGATGTCAGTGTGGATGAATTATCCATTGAAGTGACAGGTGACCGTGGTAAAATCGAGGCACTGATCAATATGCTTAGCAGATTCGGTATCAAGGAAGTAGCCCGCACAGGCACCGTCGCCATGAAGCGTGCCCTGCAAGTTTAG